In Fundidesulfovibrio magnetotacticus, the genomic window CGCTCGCCCTTGCCGGGCGGCACAAGCCACTCGTCGGGGGCGAAGTGCTGGATGCGGATGTTGTGGTCGTGCGCGGGGATGCCGAAGGCCTCCACAAGGGCCAGATGCACGGCTTCCATGAGGTCCCGCTTTTCCTGGTGCTCGCGGGGGCCGATGACGCTGACGAGGACGAGAGGCATGGGCGCTCCTTATGGATTATTGCACGCGGTCCAGGCGGCGGGCCTCCTGCTCCGGGGTGGGGATGGCCCCCCGGGGCACGTCGGTGGGGCCGCCGGGGCGGGCGGGTTCGGGATCGGCCGCGGGGGGCGCGGCGGGCTGGGGGGCGGCGTCTCTGGGTGGTTGCTGGTCCGAAGGGGCAGGGGGCGCGGTGGCCTGCGCGGCCTGTCTCTCCTGGAGTTCCGTGAGGCGTTTCTGTAAGGTATTCATGTTGGCGGAAAGCTCCTGGAGCAGTGCCTGGCTTTCGCCCCGGCAGGCCTCCAGCTGGGCGCGTTCGGAGGCCAGCAGGGCGTCCAGCCCGGCCTGCACGCGCTCGCGGTCGAGCCGCAGGGCGGTTTTTTCCGCTTCCAGACGTTGGCGCTGGTGCTGGACCTCCTCCATCTGATAGCGTAGCTCCACCAGCTCCTTTTCCAGGGCGAAATAGCGCGTGGCCACCAGGGTGGAGAGCGCGGCGGCGGCCGCCGTGACCACCGCGAAGAGGACGAAAGCGACTGTTTTCATGACCCTCCCATAGCCCGGCGGCGCGCAGGGCTCAAGCGCTTGTTGCAAACCCGGCCCGGAAGGCCTACAGGACCCCCTCTTATGGACCTACCTATCCTGCATCTCAAGAAACACGAGGAACGCCGCCTCCTTTCGGGACACCTTTGGGTGTTCTCCAACGAGGCGGACACGGCCCTAAGCCCCCTGAACTCCTTCCAGCCCGGCGACCACGCCCTGGTGATGAGCGCGCGCGGCAAGCCCATGGGCGTGGCCTACGTCAACCCCGCCTCGCTCATCCTGGCGCGCCTCTGCGACCGCGACCCCAAGGCCGTGCTCGGGCGCGACTGGCTACGCGCGCGGCTCACCGAAGCCCTGGCCCTGCGCGAGCGCTTCTTCGACCAGCCCTATTACCGCCTCTGCCACGGCGAGGGCGACCATCTGCCCGGCCTGGTGGTGGACCGCTACGGCGCGACCCTCTGCGTGCAGCTGCTCACGGCGGGCATGGAGCGTCTGCGCCAGGAGGTGCTGGACGTGCTCGACGAGTTGGTGCGCCCCGACGCCGTGCTCCTCAAGGGAGACGTGTCCGCGCGCTCCGTCGAGGGCCTGCCCCGCGTCAACGAGACCGTCCTGGGCGTCGCGCCCGACACCGTGGAGGTGCCCGAGGGCGAAGGCGTCTACCGCGCCAGCCTGGAGGCCGGGCAGAAGACCGGCTGGTTCTACGACCAGCGCCCCAACCGCCTGGGCCTCCTGCCCCTGTGCCGCGAAGCGAGCGTGCTGGACGTGTTCAGCTACGTGGGCGCGCTGGGCGTTGGCGCGGCCCTGGCCGGGGCCTCCGAGGCCGTCTGCGTGGACTCCTCCCAGGCCGCCGTGGACCGCGTGCTGGAGAACGCCCGCGTCAACGGCGTGGAGCCCCGCGTGAGCGCCCTCAAGGGCGACGCCGCCGAGGTCATGGAGTCCCTGATCCAGGAGGGCCGCCGCTTCGACGTGGTCAGCCTGGACCCGCCCGCCCTGGTCAAGCGCAAGAAGGACCTGGAGGGGGCCATCGGCGGCTACCACAAGCTCAACAAGCTGGCCTCGCGCCTGGTGGCGCCCGGCGGCTTCCTGCTCACGGCCTCGTGCTCGCAGCACATGGAGGCCTGGCAGTTCACCCGCGTGACGGGGCAGGCCGTCTCCGGGCGGCGCAAGGCGCAGCTGGTGCGCCGGGGCGGCCAGGGGCCGGACCACCCGGTGCACCCGGCCATGCCCGAGACCGACTACCTGAAATCGCTGCTTTACAGGCTGACCGCTTCACAATTCCGGGAAAAGGATTAAAAGACCGCCATGGTCACGGACCCAGAGGCTCCCCCAGCCAATCCCGTCACGCGCCTGGGCGCGGCAAGCCTGGACGCCGTGGCGTCGCTGGGTTCCTACGCCGTGTTCACGGCGCGGGGGCTGTGGCACATGGTCAGCCTGCCGTGGCAATGGTCCAAGGTGGTGCGCCAGGTCTACTTCGTCGGGGTGAAGTCCGTGCTGGTCATCGCGCTCATCGGTCTGTTCACGGGCATGGTGCTGGGGCTCCAGGGCTACTACACCCTGGTGAAGTTCGGGGCCGAGGGGCTTCTGGGCGCGGCGGTGTCGCTTTCGGTGATCCGCGAACTGGGGCCGGTGCTCACGGCCATCATGGTGGCGGGCCGCGCGGGCTCCTCCATGGCGGCGGAGCTCGGCATCATGCGCATCTCGGAGCAGATCGACGCCCTGGACGCCATGGACGTGGACCCCGTGCGCTACCTGGCCGGGCCGCGCTTCGCGGCCGCGCTGGTCAGCTTCCCGCTGCTCACGGCCATGTTCGACGTGATCGCCATGATCGGCGGCCACCTGACGGGCGTGACGCTCCTGGGCGTGGGCCCCGGCGTCTACTGGGGCCGCATCCACGACAGCGTGGTGCTGGAGGATGTGACGGGCGGTTTCGTGAAAGCGCTGGTGTTCGCGCTCCTGGTGGCCTCGGTCTCCTGCTGGCAGGGCTTCTACGCCCACCGCAGGCCCGGTGGCTTCGGGGCGCGCGGGGTGGGGCTGGCCACCACGTCCGCCGTCGTGGCGTCGTGCGTGGCCATCCTGGCCGGGGATTACGTCCTGACCAGCTTCCTGATGTGAGCCCGGGTTGATTTGCCCGGCGATGAGGCATAGTGGGTGGGGAACATGCGGAATCGGGGCGTGGAATTTGCAGTCGGACTCTTCGTGCTGGCCGGGCTTTTGTGCACGGCGTGGCTGGCGGTCCGGCTGGGCAAGATGGAAGCCGTGGGCGGCGAAGGCTACCCCGTGCAGGCGCGCTTTCTCGACGTGACGGGCCTCAAGGCAGGCTCCGCCGTCGAGATGGCGGGCGTGCGCGTGGGCCGCGTGGAGTCCATCGGGCTCTCTCCGGAGAAGCGCGCCGTGGTGACCATGCGCATCGACAAGGGCGTGACGCTCACCGACGACGCCATCGTCTCGGTGCGTTCGTCGGGGCTCATAGGCGACAAGTTTTTGAAGATCACCCCCGGAGGGGGTGACCCGGTCAAACCGGGCGCGCTGCTGACGGAGACCGAATCCTCCGTGGACATCCAGGAGCTGATGGGCAAATACGTCTTCGGCGGCGTGAAGGAGGAAAAGAAGTGATGGCATCCAGAATCGCGGCGTTCGCGCTGGCGTGGACTTTGGCGCTTTCGGGGATGGCCCTGGCCGGACAGGCGCAGGACACCCTGAAAACCAGCGTGGACGAGGTGCTCCGCGTGCTTTCGGCCTCCAAGCCGGGCTCTCCCGGCCGCGCCGAGGCTCTCTACAAGGCCGTGAGCAGCGTGTTCGACCCGGAAGAGCTGGCCCGGCGCACCCTGGCCACCAACTGGGACGCCTTCAAGCCCGAGGAGCGCGAGCGCTTCACCAAAGCCTTTCTCAAACTTCTGGAGCGCACCTATCTGCGCCGCATCGAGGCCTATACCGACGAGAAGGTGCTCTTCCTGGGCGAGGCCCCACTGGCTGACGGACGTGTGGAGGTCTCCACCAAGATCGTCACGTCCACCAAGGAAGTGCCCATCGTCTACCGCCTCATCCACAAGGCGGACTGGAAGGTCTACGACGTCGTCATCGAGGGCGTGAGCCTGGTGCAGAACTACCGCAACCAGTTCAGCCAGATTCTCGCCAAGGAAACCCCCGCCCAGCTCATCGCCCGGGTGGAAACCATGGGGAACGCCAGCTAGTTCAGGTGGCGCATCTGGGGCGGTTCTACCGCCGGACGCCGTCCGGCGCGGCCATGCGCGAACAGGATAGGTGAGCTTTGAAAGCAGATCGCACTCGCAGGTTGTTCCAGGCCATGATGCTCGTGCTTGCCCTGGCGCTTGCCGCCCAGGGCTGCGCCCGCAAGCAGGCCGCGGCCCCGCTCGACCCCGAGGACGCCCCGTCGGCCCAGATCGCGGACCCCGCGGAGCCCTGGAACCGCTTCTGGTTCGGCTTCAACGACGTGTTCTTCACCTACCTGGGGCAGCCCTTCAGCAAGGGCTACAAGGCCGTGCTGCCCCAGTATGCGCGCGACCGCATCGAGAACATCTACTCCAACGCCCTCTTCCCGGTCAGGTTCCTCAACGCCGTGTTCCAGCTTCGTCCGGACAAGGCCTCGCGGGAGCTGGGACGCTTCATCGTCAACTCGTCCTTCGGCCTGGGCGGCTTCCTGGACCTGGCGGCCTCCGACAAAAAGCTCCAACCCCAGTCGCTGGACTTCGGCCAGACCCTGGGCGTCTGGGGCGCGGACCACGGCTTCTATCTGGTGCTGCCCATCCTGGGACCCTCCTCCCTGCGCGACGGCTTCGGCATGGCCGTGGACGCCACGCTTCAGCCCACCACCTACGTGGACGTGCCCTACCTGCTCACGGCCGGACTCTACGGAGCGGGCCGGGTGAACCGCCTGCCCGAGATGATCGACCTCTACATGGAAATCAAGCGCTCCGCCGTGGAGCCCTACACCGCCGTGCGCGACGCCTACGCCCAGCTGCGCGAGCGCCAGGTGCGCCAGGCCCTGGCGGGCGCGTGGTACGCTCCCCAGGCGGGCGAGCAGGCCCCGGCCGCCCCCGCCGCTCCCTGAGGCAAGGCCCTTTCCGGACAGCAACGAAGAGCCCCGGCGCGCATGTGCGCGCCGGGGCTCTTCGACGTTCCCGGGATGGGTCAGGCCGTCTGGCCCCTCCCGCGCCGGTTCAGGTAGGGCCACGTCTCGGAGAGGAGCATCCCCCCCAGCATGAGCCCGCACCCGAGCATGCCGCGCGGCGAGAGCACCTCGCCGATGAGCGCCCACCCGGCAAGAGCGGCGAACACCGACTCCAGGCTCAGGATGATGGCCGCGTGGGAGGGGTCTGCGTCGCGCTGGGCCACCAGTTGGAGCGTGTAGGCCACGCCCACCGAGAGCAGGCCGCTGTAAAGGATGGGCACGGCGGCGTCCCACAGCCCGGCCGGGGCGAAGGATTCGCCGAGGAACAGCGCCACGCAGAGGCTCAAGGCCGAGCAGACCACATACTGCCCCACCGCCAGGTGGATGGGATTCATGCGCGGGGCGAACCACGCGGCCACCAGAACGTGTCCGGCCCAGAAGGCCGCGCCGACGAGTTCCAGGAGGTCTCCCCGGTTCACGGAGAAATCCTCCCCGATGGAGAGCAGGTACATGCCCCACACCGCCAGGAGCGCGCCCAGCCACGTGCCCAGCGGCGTGCGCCCGCCCAGGAAGGCCGCGAAGATGGGCACCAGGATCACGTAGAGGCAGGTGATGAACCCGGCCTTGCCAGCCGTGGTGTAAACGAGCCCGATCTGCTGGAGGCTGGCCCCCAGGGTGAGCACCGCGCCCGCGCAGAGGCAGCCCAGCCATGCCGGGGCCTGCATGCCCGGCGCGGGGCGCATGGACCGGCCGGAGCGCAGGGCCAGGGGCAGCAGGGCGGCCGCGCCGATGGCGAAGCGCACGCCGTTGAAGGTGAACGGCCCCACGTGCTCCATGCCCACGCGCTGGGCCACGAAGGCCATGCCCCAGATGAGCGCCGTGACGAGGAGCAGCACGTCGGCCTTCAGTTTGTGAAGATCGCCTTTTCCGGAATTCTGGAGCGGTTGGGTCACGGGTGCGCCTTTCTGAAGGTGTGGCTTCGGCACGCTGGCCGGGAGGGAGGGCATAACCTCGCGGCGGGGTCGTGGCAACTGTTCGGCGCGTCAGGAGAAACGGCCCGGGCTTTGCAGCATGGCCCTCGTGGGGGGGCAGGCGGGGCACATCCCTCGCCGGGCAGGGCCCCCGGAAGGGCTCCCCCCAAGGATCTTCAGGAAGCGCGCGACCGCGAGGCGCGCGGGAGGCGACCATGGACACCACGACGCCAAACGCCCGGAGAGGGCATGCAGAATCAGGACGTGTCGGGCCGGAGGGCGTCGCGCCTGCCGCCGTCGAGCGGCGGCCGTACCAGCCCGGGCGAAAGGCCTCCGGGCGCGCCGCGCCGGAGCGCACCGTGCCCGACCGCACGGCCCGGGCGGCGCTCCTGGAGCAGACCCGGCTGGCCCGGGGCATGGACTGGCGGTCCCTGCTGGTTCTCGGGCAAAGCATGACATATCGTGAAGTGTCTGCCGGAAGTTTCCTCTACCAGGAGGGCGAGCCCGGCGAGGAGCTGGCGGTGCTCCTGAGCGGGGTGCTCACGGTGGTGAAACGGGACTCCGAGGGCCAGGACGCGCGCGTGGGCGAGATCCACGCCCGGGCCGTGGTGGGGGAAATGTCGCTGCTGGACGGGGGGCCGCGTTCGGCATCGGTCTACGCGCAGACCCCGGCGGCGCTCCTGGCCTTGAACCGGCGGGCGCTGGAACGCCTCCTCGAGGCGCATCCCCGCGTGGGGACGCGGCTTCTGGCTGCCCTGGCCGCCGAGGTGAGCCAGCGCCTGCGCCTGGCGACGGGACGCCTGGCCAGACGGGGCGGCGGCGACGCCTTCGCCCTGGAGGACGTCTGAGCGTCCGGCGGGAGGAGAGCCGGGCGCGTCCGGGTCGGGATTCCGCCGATCCGGCGGGAAACGGCCCGCGGCCGGGGCGGACCGCCTACCGGAAGCGGGGAACGTCAGGCCCTGCGCGGGGGCGGCCTGTCAGGCCTGGGTCTTTCCCTCATGGGGCAGGGTGGCCAGCAACGCGCCCGCCTCATGGAAGTCCGGGCGTATCTCCAGGGCGCGGCGCAGGTGCGAGGCCGCGCTGTCCAGGCGGGAGGCGTGCTGGTAGGCCTTGGCGATGTTGTAGTGGAGGTTCTCGTCGTCGGGGGTCAGGTCCAGGGCACGGGTGTAGGCGTGCAGGGCCCCGGAGAGGTCTCCCGAGCGGCGAAGGCGCACGCCCAGGGTGTTGTAGGGGTTCACGGCCTTGGGATCGTGGGTGAGAATCTCCACGAAAAGTTCCTTCAGTTCCTGGAGCTTGTCCTGCATGGCCAGGATGTCGGCCGAACGTTTCAGGCAGTCCAGGTGCTTCTCCAGGTCCCCCTGGCCCTTGTGGGCGTAGGCCAGGCCCCTGTAAGCCTCCGCGAAAAGCGTGTTGGCGGCCAGGGCCTTGTTGAAGCAGACGATGGCCTGGCCGAATTCCTGGATCCGCAGGTGCTCCAGGCCCTTGTTGAACCATTCCACGGCTTCGTTCTCGCCGGTTGCCACCTGGGAGAGCACGCGCACGGCCTCCCCGAAGTGCCCGGTGAAGGCCAGGCGCTTGCCCTCGTCCAGCAGGGCCTGGCTCTCCTCGTCCGGCCGGGAGCTCTCCCAGGCGGCCTTGAGGTGCCTGGCGAAGGTCTCCAACTGGTAGGGCCTGAGCA contains:
- a CDS encoding class I SAM-dependent rRNA methyltransferase; translation: MDLPILHLKKHEERRLLSGHLWVFSNEADTALSPLNSFQPGDHALVMSARGKPMGVAYVNPASLILARLCDRDPKAVLGRDWLRARLTEALALRERFFDQPYYRLCHGEGDHLPGLVVDRYGATLCVQLLTAGMERLRQEVLDVLDELVRPDAVLLKGDVSARSVEGLPRVNETVLGVAPDTVEVPEGEGVYRASLEAGQKTGWFYDQRPNRLGLLPLCREASVLDVFSYVGALGVGAALAGASEAVCVDSSQAAVDRVLENARVNGVEPRVSALKGDAAEVMESLIQEGRRFDVVSLDPPALVKRKKDLEGAIGGYHKLNKLASRLVAPGGFLLTASCSQHMEAWQFTRVTGQAVSGRRKAQLVRRGGQGPDHPVHPAMPETDYLKSLLYRLTASQFREKD
- a CDS encoding MlaE family ABC transporter permease, which produces MVTDPEAPPANPVTRLGAASLDAVASLGSYAVFTARGLWHMVSLPWQWSKVVRQVYFVGVKSVLVIALIGLFTGMVLGLQGYYTLVKFGAEGLLGAAVSLSVIRELGPVLTAIMVAGRAGSSMAAELGIMRISEQIDALDAMDVDPVRYLAGPRFAAALVSFPLLTAMFDVIAMIGGHLTGVTLLGVGPGVYWGRIHDSVVLEDVTGGFVKALVFALLVASVSCWQGFYAHRRPGGFGARGVGLATTSAVVASCVAILAGDYVLTSFLM
- the mlaD gene encoding outer membrane lipid asymmetry maintenance protein MlaD: MRNRGVEFAVGLFVLAGLLCTAWLAVRLGKMEAVGGEGYPVQARFLDVTGLKAGSAVEMAGVRVGRVESIGLSPEKRAVVTMRIDKGVTLTDDAIVSVRSSGLIGDKFLKITPGGGDPVKPGALLTETESSVDIQELMGKYVFGGVKEEKK
- a CDS encoding Tgt2/MlaC family protein: MASRIAAFALAWTLALSGMALAGQAQDTLKTSVDEVLRVLSASKPGSPGRAEALYKAVSSVFDPEELARRTLATNWDAFKPEERERFTKAFLKLLERTYLRRIEAYTDEKVLFLGEAPLADGRVEVSTKIVTSTKEVPIVYRLIHKADWKVYDVVIEGVSLVQNYRNQFSQILAKETPAQLIARVETMGNAS
- a CDS encoding MlaA family lipoprotein, translating into MMLVLALALAAQGCARKQAAAPLDPEDAPSAQIADPAEPWNRFWFGFNDVFFTYLGQPFSKGYKAVLPQYARDRIENIYSNALFPVRFLNAVFQLRPDKASRELGRFIVNSSFGLGGFLDLAASDKKLQPQSLDFGQTLGVWGADHGFYLVLPILGPSSLRDGFGMAVDATLQPTTYVDVPYLLTAGLYGAGRVNRLPEMIDLYMEIKRSAVEPYTAVRDAYAQLRERQVRQALAGAWYAPQAGEQAPAAPAAP
- a CDS encoding DMT family transporter, producing the protein MTQPLQNSGKGDLHKLKADVLLLVTALIWGMAFVAQRVGMEHVGPFTFNGVRFAIGAAALLPLALRSGRSMRPAPGMQAPAWLGCLCAGAVLTLGASLQQIGLVYTTAGKAGFITCLYVILVPIFAAFLGGRTPLGTWLGALLAVWGMYLLSIGEDFSVNRGDLLELVGAAFWAGHVLVAAWFAPRMNPIHLAVGQYVVCSALSLCVALFLGESFAPAGLWDAAVPILYSGLLSVGVAYTLQLVAQRDADPSHAAIILSLESVFAALAGWALIGEVLSPRGMLGCGLMLGGMLLSETWPYLNRRGRGQTA
- a CDS encoding cyclic nucleotide-binding domain-containing protein, with the translated sequence MPDRTARAALLEQTRLARGMDWRSLLVLGQSMTYREVSAGSFLYQEGEPGEELAVLLSGVLTVVKRDSEGQDARVGEIHARAVVGEMSLLDGGPRSASVYAQTPAALLALNRRALERLLEAHPRVGTRLLAALAAEVSQRLRLATGRLARRGGGDAFALEDV
- a CDS encoding response regulator, producing the protein MRFEPAQIGVALINAEPAQAARDRQSLARLGFASVHAFPDYQEARRYLPEPSIHLVLVADQTGGLTGFECARMLKRDPELKDKAVVMVSSDGRRERVMRAIAAGCGGYVLRPYQLETFARHLKAAWESSRPDEESQALLDEGKRLAFTGHFGEAVRVLSQVATGENEAVEWFNKGLEHLRIQEFGQAIVCFNKALAANTLFAEAYRGLAYAHKGQGDLEKHLDCLKRSADILAMQDKLQELKELFVEILTHDPKAVNPYNTLGVRLRRSGDLSGALHAYTRALDLTPDDENLHYNIAKAYQHASRLDSAASHLRRALEIRPDFHEAGALLATLPHEGKTQA